Proteins encoded together in one Triticum dicoccoides isolate Atlit2015 ecotype Zavitan chromosome 7B, WEW_v2.0, whole genome shotgun sequence window:
- the LOC119338244 gene encoding ricin B-like lectin R40G2, with product MFGPGQKTFKILCRADEGYCVTVRGGDDGDAAVVMAAADPDDEYQHWYKDMRRSTRVKDEEGYPAFALVNKATGLAIKHSLGQSHPVDLVPYEYDPAVMDLSVLWTQSRDVGDGFRCIRMVSNIYLNFDAFEGEPDLQDGTVVGLWEWNEGGNQCWKILPWGTDADAPPPAAAYGDDDEFGGYHGGQDQETARFSYGGDDAVSQDQGQGYDGGLPPALSSECTVRIFCSAGGEEYSVAARDGTVCLAPTDPGDDSQHWVKDMRRSTSIKDEDGYPAFALVNKLTGEAIKHSLGESHPVRLVPYDPEYLDESVLWTESEDVGDGFRCVRMVNNIHLNFDALDAGEGQGGVHDGTTIVLWEWFEGENQRWKILPWCE from the exons ATGTTTGGTCCGGGGCAAAAAACGTTCAAGATCCTGTGCCGCGCCGACGAGGGGTACTGCGTCACCGTCCGCGGCGGAGACGATGGCGATGCCGCCGTCGTCATGGCGGCAGCAGACCCCGACGACGAGTACCAG CACTGGTACAAGGACATGAGACGCAGCACGAGGGTGAAGGACGAGGAGGGGTACCCGGCGTTCGCGCTCGTCAACAAGGCCACCGGGCTGGCCATCAAGCACTCACTCGGCCAgtcccatccc GTAGATCTGGTACCGTACGAGTACGACCCAGCGGTGATGGACCTGTCGGTGCTGTGGACGCAGAGCAGGGACGTGGGCGACGGCTTCCGCTGCATCCGCATGGTCAGCAACATCTACCTCAACTTTGACGCCTTCGAGGGCGAGCCGGACCTTCAGGACGGCACCGTCGTCGGGCTGTGGGAGTGGAACGAGGGGGGGAACCAGTGCTGGAAGATCCTACCGTGGGGCACCGACGCCGACGCTCCACCACCTGCAGCAGCCTACGGggacgacgacgagttcggcggctACCACGGCGGCCAGGACCAGGAGACTGCGCGTTTCAGCTACGGCGGAGACGATGCGGTATCACAGGACCAAGGCCAAGGGTACGACGGTGGCTTGCCTCCTGCGCTGTCTTCCGAGTGCACCGTCCGCATCTTCTGCAGCGCCGGCGGCGAGGAGTACAGCGTCGCCGCGAGGGACGGAACCGTGTGCCTCGCTCCTACCGACCCCGGCGACGACTCGCAG CACTGGGTGAAGGACATGCGGCGCAGCACCAGCATCAAGGACGAGGATGGGTACCCTGCGTTCGCCCTGGTGAACAAGCTCACCGGCGAAGCCATCAAGCATTCCCTTGGAGAGAGCCACCCT GTTCGGCTTGTGCCCTACGACCCGGAGTACCTGGACGAGTCGGTGCTGTGGACGGAGAGCGAGGACGTCGGCGACGGCTTCCGCTGCGTCCGCATGGTGAACAACATCCACCTCAACTTTGAcgccctcgacgccggcgagggccAGGGTGGCGTGCACGACGGCACGACTATCGTCCTGTGGGAGTGGTTTGAAGGAGAGAACCAACGCTGGAAGATCCTTCCTTGGTGTGAGTAA